In the genome of Lactuca sativa cultivar Salinas chromosome 3, Lsat_Salinas_v11, whole genome shotgun sequence, the window TCACAAATTTGAATGTCCTCTTCGCAAACCCTTTTTTTGCTAAGATTAACATACCTTTTATCTTCGTCTAAGTGAAGCACCATAACAGGCTCGGTGCCGCCCCACTTTAATCAAACTGTTATACTGAGAATACGACGTCTTGACAACTCGGATAAAAGAATCATACCCTCAATATTGTTGTACTCGAGAAGTGAAACGTAGGCGCACATTTCGCCAATGCTTTTGACTTGAATCATCATCGTCGTGTCGACGTCAGGGAACCGAGCTTCGTACATTCGGCACTCAAGACTCGGGGAATTGGAATCCATAATTGTGGAGGACTTTGATAGGAATCGCTAGTCTTCTCAGAGGAATGGCTCAGAATCCCTTAAATGGGAGACAGTTATGAGATGAGGAAAGAAGTTGCTTAGACCAAGAATTTTCAAAGCTTGCAATGTAAAGGGTTTTACATAAGGGTTTTGATACAAGAACTTGCCCTACAAAAAGAGATGTTTGATATATGAATGGGAAGTTGGGTAGATTTTGAAGggggttttcatttttggtttttttGGAACAGAGTATAAATATTAATATCGTCGTGCTCAACCCTGATAGGTTAAACCCGAAGACGATTCGTGTAACCCGTTTAATTATACGGGTTTGTGGTTCAGATACGGTCTATGAGTCGACGTCAAGTTTGTGGGTCATCATCGTGTATGTGGGTCAAAGGAAAGAAgtctaaatataacatttttattttttataaatacatatttttttatttttttaatctaatAAAATAAACGGTTTCTCGAATTATAAAAACTCAACCCCAAATTTGTCTATATTCATTTGTGGTTCGTGTCATGTCGCGGGTCATATCAATAATTGTCTCCTAGTTTAAAATGCTCACATAACAACATGTTGATTTTTATCCCAACTCAATAACCATGGGGgctcaggggggggggggggggggggcaaaatAGGCAGCTGCACAGAGcccaatttttttcattatatatttttatttaaaaatacaaaattacaaTAAAGATAAGGGCTCTTTTTTTTCTTGTTCATCCTGAGCCTTTAAGAATATTTTATTTTTCAGGACCGGCCATATCAATAACTCATGGTGCTTTCCTACAAATAGCTCACCAAGAGTCTGAGACATTATAGAAAACATAACTGTGAAACTATCTTGTTCAACAAGTCAATCCTCGTAGTAAGTAGTGAGTCGTCAACTGACTAATGCACATGAACAAGTCGTTATGATATGTTTGACTTCTATTAATGAAGATTATTTAAATGTCGTTTCCGATTACTCATTAAATATAATCAGACTTTTTTAAAATGGCAAGATATAATTAGACTTGGTAAATATGTAGTGTCATGTAGGGTTCGTATTAGTTTAAGACATTAAACGATTTGAAAGGGTTAAACCTAACATTACTAGTTTTTTTCCTTAACGTGTCAAAATCTCTTAAACAAACTCATTTATCTAATTCCAACTTTTGTGTGAGTATCATTTTAGGGTGTAGATTTTGTAAATTGAAACACTAAATGGGTTTAAAGAGCTCCACCTTAatacctttttttttaatttttttttaatgtatcATGTCAATCTAACTGGTTGACTTgctcaaaatcatttatttgttGTCGTGTGAGTTTTTATAAGCTCTAAATTTTGTAAGGACAAGACTTGACCCAATAAGCTATATATGGGTTTTTTTTATGTAATGtataaagaaaaagaaatgaGGTCTCTATAAGTCCTACCTTTTTGCAAATTATTCTCCTTATTTTTTCGTGCCATTTTCTTATTGTCGCTATTTTTTTTTGCCCATTTTCAAGAATGGCTTATCCAAACAACCTTTTATCTATAAATTtttcataataaataaaaataattttgtgaAATGTCATGTTGTCATTGAATTTGACACATATAATTTTCTAagagtttttgaatttttcttttacttgtcattttcttatattttttattttcataaatttaaaatccATATTTTAGtaagatttatatatgtaaggtaGGTCATTCTATTTAATTTCATAACAAATCTTCTATAATCTTTCAAATCTCCtgtattatatattaaattacttactttatttattatattctttatatttatgtaaaactattactttaaaaaatatgtaatttttataactttaaattaaacttttgcttttaataaactcgtgtaatacacgggtctcacatcTAGTAACTTATAAAAAAACACATCTGACAATGCTAGTGTGAGCAAAATGTTCAAATACGTTCTTTCGAAAGTGTCTTTGCATTCAAGCTAAACAAGCCTAGTAATGACAAGCAAAAAGGTCCATAAAAGCATAGACGATCAAGAAGACAACATGAATGCTAAAGACTAGTTTGGTTGATCCATTGTGTGTTAAAACCTATACTCCTTCAATAGGGATAGGTTCCTAAAACATTGGCATTCCGATGAACTACAATTCCAAAAGATAACGTTATAACTCCATACAATTTCACACTTTCAGAATATTATCACTTAATGTCTAATATATTCATACGTAAAAAAACCCATGTTAGATCTTTTTTACAATATATTTTGTGAATACATAAAGATTTCGTCCCAGAAAATTTGCATCAACCAATGAGTAGAGATGGAGaacttggtttttcaaaattctaCAAAAAGTGTTCAAAACCGGTTCGGTTTGAATCCCATTTACGGGAAAAAAGCTCAAACCTATAGGACCGGTTTAGGTGAAAATGGTTCAAAAAACCTactagtatgttgttattattctgTATTTTCTGAACTTGTTTCAGATTCTAATCTAATGATTTTTTCAtccttgaaaaaaaaatgttccaTAGgagtaggggtgcaaacgagtcaagctactcgcgagctactcgggatcggatcgttaaaagctcgactcgaaatcgattttaaacgagcccgagccaagctcaagcttaatattaagctcgtttattaaacgagctcgagctcgagtctATGTcattaagctcgattaggctcgcaagcctaaacgagcctttacataatataatttattattatttatatatattaaaataaaaatatattacagGAATTAcggatttagggtattagtaaatgAGCTTCTTAacaagctcgagccgagcttaagcttatttaggcacgtcaGATAACAAACAAGTCGAGcctgagcccgagccgagcttggaTAATTCTTTACGAGatcgagccgagctcagtacaagaaagctcgaatcgaaccgagctcgagctcgagcctcatataacttaaacaagcccgagccgagcctggctaggctcgggctcggctcggctcgtttgcacccctacatAGGGGCCAAAACTGTCTTTTTCCACTTTTATTGTTTAGAAAAAATGTTTTTCGGGCATCCAACATCGTACAATGGGTGAAAATCATGCTTGAAAAACCTTCAGAATTTTGTATTAACAATAATTTGAAGAAATAATATATGGAAATGATATTTTTCTACTATATAAGAGGCCGCTAAACGTCTTACATCATGGCATAGAAAATGAGCTTTTCAATTGACCTGTATTCCAAAACTTTGCGAATTTCACCTAATTTAGAGACTATAAAGTCACTTAGGCTGACTTGTTAGCATTCCATATGTGAAACCAGTCCCAAACCACATGTTCAGATTTAAACCGAATTGCTTTCCCTCTGATTCCATCCTGTTTAATTTCAAAACCTATTTCTAGTTCCAAAATGATTTTTATGTGCATCTCTACTAGGAAGTAGCCAGTAGGAACTCAGGGAGTAATGGACTATGTAGAATTGTGGTCTTGTATGAGGCCCAAGCCCAATGGCCCAAAAACAAAGGTAGGTCCGTCATCAGAATACACTGGTATGGTGTGGTAAGttgccatcatcatcatcaaccttCTTTAGGTTCAGGAGGAAATCGTAAGGTCAAATTCAGAACCAATGGCGTCCGGCTGGGGGATAACAGGGAACAAAGGGAGGTGTTATGATTTCTGGATGGATTTCAGCGAGTGTATGTCTCGTTGCAGAGAACCCAAGGACTGCTCTCTTCTCCGTGAAGACTATCTCGAGTGTCTTCACCACTCCAAAGAGGTACGATCTACTTGAATATAATCGAATCGAAATGGACCCCCCACTATATCTGTAAATTTGTAATTGTATCTTCACATTTAATTGTCTAATACTAAGATCGGTGTACCATTGACACTGTAATGAACTGCTATCTTTAGGATGccctaaaccctaattaatgGTTTCGCTACGAGATATCTGTAATTGGTTTGGGATTTTTTTTTTGCGATTTGCTACCTTGCTATTTGCTGCTACTAGTTGATCGCCCTTGTTCATCACCGATGCCTAACCTTAAGAGTTTTACCGGTTAAACAATATCTGGTGGTGAATTTGATGTCCCATGGATGACTTCTTCGGGCTCTAGTAAATATGACCAGATTCTGCTTGCTTATGCTGATGTGTTAATGTGTACATCTGATGGCTAAACAATAAGCAAATATCTTACATTTACAGTTCAATTTAATATAAACCCATCATTATTTCCATTTGTTGTAGTTATCAAGATTCTTCTTGAAGCTGAGTAGTATCAAGCATGACCTTTAAAGTTGAATGTATCTCTACTTTGTTAAAACACAGGACCAATCTTTGAACTTTGTTGCATCACTGTGGCATAACCTGTTAGGGTCTGTGCATAATTCTGTAGTGCTAAGTTCTGGTGTTTGATGATCTGTATAAGGATCATCTGTTTGAGGTAGTTTGGGATCCAATCCCTTGACCAGACCACATTGATGTTTAATTGAAACTGTAATATGTAGTAGACTAGTAGTTCAGACCAGCCAAttttcctttctatcttcttatgaTCTTAATATAATTTCATCGAAAAGTTACAGCTCATCAAACATTCAACAGCTTAATAATGCTACAACATACACTAGATACATTATTACTGTGTCAAATTTCAGAAGGAAATGTAAAGACTAAAGAACATTCACTATTATTCCTATTTCAAAGCTTAAACCACATGCCAAGAAACTATAAAGTATCGAAAACTCTAGAAAGTTCCTAAAAGTTATACAATGAGACTGAAAGTTAATTGAGTTAGACAAGATATCGCATGATCTCTGATTCTTTGGGATAGAAGTCCTTAAAGACCAAAAGAATGGAATAAAAGTTAAAAGCCGCACAAGATCTgtgcatttttttttatatattaaagtggtgaaattgaaattttgttgattactaaaatcatgaaaccctaatttgacagtTTCAACGAAGAAATCGGATATACAAAGAGGAACAACGCCAGATAAGAGCTGCTGCACAGAAGGCAAAAGGTGGAGTTGGAGATGGAGATGGAGTTCCTCATCACTAAAACTTTCCTTCTTCTTTCTGCGTGCTTTTTAAATAATATGATTGAAGTCTGCAATCTATATTTTTTCCCTTAAAAAATTTGGTGGGATTTTATCCCCCTTTTTGTTGTTCCAAAATGATTGACTTATCCTGTTGTCATGATATTTTTGATTCAAACTTCTCAACACATTATCCCATAATCTTTATCATAGACACCCTTATTTGTTGTTTTTCATTTGATGCACTTGGATTGTTTTTATATTTGtggattttgttttttttaagtttttattattattaataatctcAGAGTTGAGCTCACTGCATGTATAGAAAAATGAGCAGTTAGTTAGTAGATGCTCATTTTCTCATTGACTTGTTTACATTGAAGTGACATAGCATAGCATGATTACATTTTTTTATTTGGGCATACCCCTTGTCTTAAAACATGTTAGGTAATCATCACCATCTTATAAACCCACTTTCATCAAATGAACCTCATCATCTTCTCTCTCAACAACTGCATGCGTTGTTCATACCTTTCCagaaatcatcatcatcatgatcaTGTTAAACCTAGAAACACCCATTGGTGGATGATCTTGTTTCTGTTATCATGCACTATTGATCACTTGGTATCTGGTTCAAACATTCCAACACACTCAAACTTCTTTCGAGCTGTGTCTAGGGGAAGACAAAGAGCTTTAGTTTTAGGGTGTGGAAGTGACCCGAATTTCTGTTCCAATCCTGAGAAGAATCCATGGGGAGGTTCGGTGTGTTGTTTTGGGAAGTTTTGTAAGGATGTTAAGTCTGATGGCAACCATTGTGGGGTTTGTGGACATGTTTGTGGGTATGAACTTGTTTGTTGTGATGGGGAATGTGTAGATGTTAGAA includes:
- the LOC111917215 gene encoding NADH dehydrogenase [ubiquinone] iron-sulfur protein 5-B, which encodes MASGWGITGNKGRCYDFWMDFSECMSRCREPKDCSLLREDYLECLHHSKEFQRRNRIYKEEQRQIRAAAQKAKGGVGDGDGVPHH